In Pectinophora gossypiella chromosome 1, ilPecGoss1.1, whole genome shotgun sequence, one genomic interval encodes:
- the LOC126370544 gene encoding BTB/POZ domain-containing protein 6-A-like isoform X3, with amino-acid sequence MAANKYLIPQLARVCAEYMCCNLSMETACLAYQAGCEHQDHMLMYESLQIIKLNIRDILHHKSFEELDLATVVSILGKEDICVEELELYRAVEKYAHAHLTRKRGSSASNGDPQSEPVYCPSIRKALEQIRFLTMSLQEFAQGPARAGLLTPGEALAVMVAIAGAETQLPAGFSTSRTPRYIRPPSSTPAPGPEQGVVRVSLRASDEALQSASAPLQLQRLWTLRVLPVLHTTTYNHRQDYLGVFLSCSDPEPAPWACAVHCTVTLEAAAGDHHTCSIDRTYSSTQREHGAPQFVRRELALQRFVRDGRLCFQARVVVRRADSNV; translated from the exons ATGGCTGCTAATAAGTACCTTATACCACAACTGGCACGAGTATGTGCAGAGTACATGTGCTGCAATCTGAGCATGGAGACTGCATGCCTCGCGTACCAAGCAGGATGTGAGCACCAAGACCACATGCTTATGTATGAGAGCTTACAG ATAATAAAACTAAACATAAGAGACATACTCCACCACAAGAGTTTTGAGGAGTTGGACCTAGCTACTGTGGTGAGTATACTAGGCAAGGAAGACATCTGTGTGGAGGAGTTGGAGCTGTACCGCGCCGTCGAGAAGTATGCGCATGCGCATCTCACCCGTAAACGAGGCTCTAGTGCGTCTAATGGTGATCCCCAATCAG AACCAGTATATTGCCCATCGATCCGTAAGGCGTTGGAGCAGATTAGATTCCTGACAATGAGTCTGCAAGAGTTTGCTCAAGGGCCGGCGCGGGCGGGGCTGCTCACCCCGGGGGAGGCGCTAGCCGTGATGGTGGCTATAGCTGGGGCTGAGACGCAGCTGCCCGCCGGATTCTCTACCAGTCGCACGCCGAGATACATA AGGCCGCCTTCATCAACGCCGGCCCCAGGCCCGGAGCAAGGCGTGGTCCGCGTGAGTCTCCGCGCCTCAGACGAGGCTTTGCAGTCGGCCTCTGCCCCGCTGCAGCTGCAGCGCCTGTGGACACTGCGAGTGCTGCCCGTGCTGCACACCACTACCTACAACCACCGCCAAGACTACCTTGGAGTGTTCCTCAG TTGCTCGGACCCAGAGCCGGCGCCGTGGGCGTGCGCGGTGCACTGCACGGTGACGCTGGAGGCGGCCGCAGGCGACCACCACACGTGCAGCATCGACAGGACGTACTCCAG CACGCAGAGAGAGCACGGCGCCCCTCAGTTCGTGCGGCGTGAGCTGGCGCTCCAGAGGTTCGTACGCGACGGGCGGCTCTGCTTCCAAGCGAGGGTCGTCGTACGCAGGGCTGACTCTAACGTTTAA
- the LOC126370816 gene encoding kelch-like protein 6, whose amino-acid sequence MEAELISRQDNKILLHFDVELAPEHSFLTHTSKKFLCGAVGVQVEVNTARCCKGTEDCFTEFFDGHVIISVKCSKLFMDNLHYTCKVSSIKLKKEDLLISACDEWHKIHHFCARKFGSVEINNELEYSFDITLVCDIAESTSPYALLYEDTVLADFELHGEGGTISVHKTVLAASSPVFKTMLCGDWKETNEGRVAVAGATQEHLHVFKEYMYLHKLPETDIRSLLVLGSYYMMSELVQKCVAKLINKLDSDNLTDIMELAVKFKLDNLFMSVLNCVKYDIIGINEIRAINFDKDIQRPNDVPKKVKRLTDFDL is encoded by the coding sequence ATGGAGGCAGAACTAATCTCACGACAAGACAACAAGATATTACTACATTTTGATGTTGAGCTTGCACCGGAACACAGTTTTCTGACACATAcgagtaaaaagtttttatgtgGAGCCGTTGGGGTGCAGGTTGAAGTGAATACTGCTAGGTGCTGCAAGGGCACAGAAGATTGTTTCACAGAATTTTTTGACGGCCatgttattatttctgttaaatGTAGTAAATTATTCATGGACAACCTGCATTATACATGCAAAGTAtcaagtataaaattgaaaaaagaagacCTATTAATCAGTGCGTGTGACGAGTGGCACAAAATCCATCACTTTTGTGCAAGAAAATTTGGTAGTGTCGAGATAAATAATGAACTGGAATATTCATTTGATATCACATTGGTGTGTGATATCGCTGAGAGTACCAGTCCATATGCATTGCTTTACGAAGACACTGTCTTGGCGGACTTTGAGTTACATGGGGAAGGTGGAACTATCAGTGTGCACAAGACAGTCCTCGCTGCGTCCAGTCCAGTTTTTAAGACCATGCTTTGTGGAGACTGGAAGGAAACAAATGAAGGAAGAGTTGCTGTTGCTGGAGCCACGCAGGAGCACTTGCATGTGTTTAAGGAGTATATGTACCTTCATAAACTACCAGAGACAGACATAAGAAGTCTCTTGGTACTGGGCTCCTATTATATGATGTCAGAATTGGTTCAAAAATGTGTGGCAAAGCTTATAAACAAGCTAGATTCTGACAATTTGACTGATATTATGGAGTTAGCTGTAAAGTTTAAgttagataatttatttatgagtgTTTTGAACTGTGTCAAGTATGATATAATCGGTATTAACGAAATAAGGGCAATAAATTTTGATAAAGATATACAAAGGCCCAATGATGTCCCTAAAAAGGTGAAGAGATTAACTGATTTTGACctatga
- the LOC126370544 gene encoding BTB/POZ domain-containing protein 3-like isoform X2 yields the protein MKQRGAMLLQTEEWSDCTLVMGPKAVPVRAHKLMLAMASPVFESLFYYDSLDNTDTFRIPDVKPKTLKALLNYIYTENISISSFKKAYKLYMAANKYLIPQLARVCAEYMCCNLSMETACLAYQAGCEHQDHMLMYESLQIIKLNIRDILHHKSFEELDLATVVSILGKEDICVEELELYRAVEKYAHAHLTRKRGSSASNGDPQSEPVYCPSIRKALEQIRFLTMSLQEFAQGPARAGLLTPGEALAVMVAIAGAETQLPAGFSTSRTPRYIRPPSSTPAPGPEQGVVRVSLRASDEALQSASAPLQLQRLWTLRVLPVLHTTTYNHRQDYLGVFLSCSDPEPAPWACAVHCTVTLEAAAGDHHTCSIDRTYSSTQREHGAPQFVRRELALQRFVRDGRLCFQARVVVRRADSNV from the exons ATGAAGCAACGTGGTGCGATGCTTTTGCAAACTGAAGAATGGTCGGATTGCACTTTGGTGATGGGCCCTAAAGCTGTACCGGTGCGCGCCCATAAGCTCATGCTGGCCATGGCGTCCCCTGTGTTCGAGTCGTTGTTTTACTACGACTCGCTGGACAACACAGACACGTTTCGAATACCCGATGTGAAACCCAAGACCCTCAAAGCTTTGTTGAA TTATATTTACACTGAAAACATTAGCATAAGCTCGTTCAAGAAAGCGTACAAGCTGTATATGGCTGCTAATAAGTACCTTATACCACAACTGGCACGAGTATGTGCAGAGTACATGTGCTGCAATCTGAGCATGGAGACTGCATGCCTCGCGTACCAAGCAGGATGTGAGCACCAAGACCACATGCTTATGTATGAGAGCTTACAG ATAATAAAACTAAACATAAGAGACATACTCCACCACAAGAGTTTTGAGGAGTTGGACCTAGCTACTGTGGTGAGTATACTAGGCAAGGAAGACATCTGTGTGGAGGAGTTGGAGCTGTACCGCGCCGTCGAGAAGTATGCGCATGCGCATCTCACCCGTAAACGAGGCTCTAGTGCGTCTAATGGTGATCCCCAATCAG AACCAGTATATTGCCCATCGATCCGTAAGGCGTTGGAGCAGATTAGATTCCTGACAATGAGTCTGCAAGAGTTTGCTCAAGGGCCGGCGCGGGCGGGGCTGCTCACCCCGGGGGAGGCGCTAGCCGTGATGGTGGCTATAGCTGGGGCTGAGACGCAGCTGCCCGCCGGATTCTCTACCAGTCGCACGCCGAGATACATA AGGCCGCCTTCATCAACGCCGGCCCCAGGCCCGGAGCAAGGCGTGGTCCGCGTGAGTCTCCGCGCCTCAGACGAGGCTTTGCAGTCGGCCTCTGCCCCGCTGCAGCTGCAGCGCCTGTGGACACTGCGAGTGCTGCCCGTGCTGCACACCACTACCTACAACCACCGCCAAGACTACCTTGGAGTGTTCCTCAG TTGCTCGGACCCAGAGCCGGCGCCGTGGGCGTGCGCGGTGCACTGCACGGTGACGCTGGAGGCGGCCGCAGGCGACCACCACACGTGCAGCATCGACAGGACGTACTCCAG CACGCAGAGAGAGCACGGCGCCCCTCAGTTCGTGCGGCGTGAGCTGGCGCTCCAGAGGTTCGTACGCGACGGGCGGCTCTGCTTCCAAGCGAGGGTCGTCGTACGCAGGGCTGACTCTAACGTTTAA
- the LOC126370544 gene encoding BTB/POZ domain-containing protein 3-like isoform X1 produces the protein MESDWQINCSEMKQRGAMLLQTEEWSDCTLVMGPKAVPVRAHKLMLAMASPVFESLFYYDSLDNTDTFRIPDVKPKTLKALLNYIYTENISISSFKKAYKLYMAANKYLIPQLARVCAEYMCCNLSMETACLAYQAGCEHQDHMLMYESLQIIKLNIRDILHHKSFEELDLATVVSILGKEDICVEELELYRAVEKYAHAHLTRKRGSSASNGDPQSEPVYCPSIRKALEQIRFLTMSLQEFAQGPARAGLLTPGEALAVMVAIAGAETQLPAGFSTSRTPRYIRPPSSTPAPGPEQGVVRVSLRASDEALQSASAPLQLQRLWTLRVLPVLHTTTYNHRQDYLGVFLSCSDPEPAPWACAVHCTVTLEAAAGDHHTCSIDRTYSSTQREHGAPQFVRRELALQRFVRDGRLCFQARVVVRRADSNV, from the exons ATGGAATCAGACTGGCAGATAAATTGCAGTGAAATGAAGCAACGTGGTGCGATGCTTTTGCAAACTGAAGAATGGTCGGATTGCACTTTGGTGATGGGCCCTAAAGCTGTACCGGTGCGCGCCCATAAGCTCATGCTGGCCATGGCGTCCCCTGTGTTCGAGTCGTTGTTTTACTACGACTCGCTGGACAACACAGACACGTTTCGAATACCCGATGTGAAACCCAAGACCCTCAAAGCTTTGTTGAA TTATATTTACACTGAAAACATTAGCATAAGCTCGTTCAAGAAAGCGTACAAGCTGTATATGGCTGCTAATAAGTACCTTATACCACAACTGGCACGAGTATGTGCAGAGTACATGTGCTGCAATCTGAGCATGGAGACTGCATGCCTCGCGTACCAAGCAGGATGTGAGCACCAAGACCACATGCTTATGTATGAGAGCTTACAG ATAATAAAACTAAACATAAGAGACATACTCCACCACAAGAGTTTTGAGGAGTTGGACCTAGCTACTGTGGTGAGTATACTAGGCAAGGAAGACATCTGTGTGGAGGAGTTGGAGCTGTACCGCGCCGTCGAGAAGTATGCGCATGCGCATCTCACCCGTAAACGAGGCTCTAGTGCGTCTAATGGTGATCCCCAATCAG AACCAGTATATTGCCCATCGATCCGTAAGGCGTTGGAGCAGATTAGATTCCTGACAATGAGTCTGCAAGAGTTTGCTCAAGGGCCGGCGCGGGCGGGGCTGCTCACCCCGGGGGAGGCGCTAGCCGTGATGGTGGCTATAGCTGGGGCTGAGACGCAGCTGCCCGCCGGATTCTCTACCAGTCGCACGCCGAGATACATA AGGCCGCCTTCATCAACGCCGGCCCCAGGCCCGGAGCAAGGCGTGGTCCGCGTGAGTCTCCGCGCCTCAGACGAGGCTTTGCAGTCGGCCTCTGCCCCGCTGCAGCTGCAGCGCCTGTGGACACTGCGAGTGCTGCCCGTGCTGCACACCACTACCTACAACCACCGCCAAGACTACCTTGGAGTGTTCCTCAG TTGCTCGGACCCAGAGCCGGCGCCGTGGGCGTGCGCGGTGCACTGCACGGTGACGCTGGAGGCGGCCGCAGGCGACCACCACACGTGCAGCATCGACAGGACGTACTCCAG CACGCAGAGAGAGCACGGCGCCCCTCAGTTCGTGCGGCGTGAGCTGGCGCTCCAGAGGTTCGTACGCGACGGGCGGCTCTGCTTCCAAGCGAGGGTCGTCGTACGCAGGGCTGACTCTAACGTTTAA
- the LOC126370564 gene encoding prolactin regulatory element-binding protein: MSRNRCDGLLAKVDFPLYTLQTLTNRHILVAGGGGASNTGVANGFEIFELSHNGSRFVAEEVMRHETGPNVVMTCDVVSAGGRTYLAAGQEAHCQQYRVHMRMVDAADMRRGSFRAENGLVRRRRRTVSENDNISKTDNNSNTTEKRISFEIRPNDSVQTDFSDEPLQRVVRLSHNGKLMATGGTDGKVRLWAFPKMQLLYELKGHTKELDDLDFSPCDTALVSIAKDGVANVWATGGPRQPLLALTCTPPNGNKYLFRRCRFGLIEDKKDAYRMFTIANPLARSGKQKGLIQLWDPADGALKKTVVVNESLASLAVRDDGRFVGVGTMFSGSVDIYVAFSLQRVLHVPTAHRMFVTGLQFLPTRGFGPPVTSRSEAALLSISVDNCVCVHSLPHRSTVPAWVAIILIIFVLFCTFTLCSYLGI; encoded by the exons ATGTCGCGGAATAGATGCGATGGATTGTTGGCGAAAGTGGATTTTCCACTGTATACGCTCCAGACGCTTACGAATCGGCATATCCTGGTGGCCGGGGGCGGCGGAGCGTCCAACACGGGCGTCGCTAATGGATTC GAGATATTCGAGTTGTCGCATAATGGGAGTAGATTCGTGGCGGAGGAGGTGATGCGCCATGAGACGGGGCCGAATGTGGTGATGACGTGCGACGTAGTAAGCGCAGGGGGCCGCACGTACCTGGCGGCGGGGCAGGAGGCACACTGCCAGCAGTACCGGGTGCATATGCGCATGGTGGACGCAGCGGACATGCGCCGCGGGTCTTTCCGCGCTGAGAACGGACtcgtgcgccggcgccgccgcacCGTATCCGAGAACGACAACATCTCCAAAACAGACAACAACAGCAACACCACAGAGAAGCGGATATCCTTTGAGATACGACCCAATGACAGTGTACAGACTGATTTTAG CGATGAACCGTTACAACGAGTAGTGCGACTGAGCCACAACGGCAAGCTGATGGCGACAGGCGGCACGGACGGCAAGGTGCGCCTCTGGGCCTTCCCCAAGATGCAGCTGCTCTACGAACTAAAGGGTCACACTAAAGAG CTGGACGACTTAGACTTCAGTCCGTGCGACACGGCGCTGGTGAGCATCGCGAAGGACGGCGTGGCCAACGTGTGGGCCACAGGCGGCCCGCGGCAGCCGCTGCTGGCGCTCACCTGCACTCCACCCAACGGGAACAAATACCTGTTTCGACGCTGCAG ATTCGGCCTGATCGAAGACAAGAAAGACGCGTACAGGATGTTCACAATAGCGAACCCTCTGGCGCGGTCGGGCAAGCAGAAGGGGCTCATCCAGCTGTGGGACCCCGCGGACGGGGCCTTGAAGAAGACGGTGGTGGTGAATGAATCGCTAGCCTCGCTCGCTGTGAGGGACGACGGCCGGTTTGTGGGTGTGGGGACTATGTTCAGCGGCTCGGTGGATATTTATGTCGCTTTTAGTTTACAA AGGGTGCTCCACGTGCCGACGGCGCACCGCATGTTCGTGACGGGGCTGCAGTTCCTGCCCACGCGCGGCTTCGGGCCGCCCGTGACGTCACGCAGCGAGGCCGCGCTGCTCTCCATCTCTGTCGACAACTGCGTCTGCGTGCACAGCCTGCCGCACCGGA GTACAGTTCCTGCTTGGGTGGCCATCATTCTCATAATCTTTGTTCTATTCTGTACCTTCACTCTATGTTCATATCTAGGCATTTAG